The following coding sequences lie in one Candidatus Dependentiae bacterium genomic window:
- a CDS encoding Zn-dependent oligopeptidase yields MNFFKITGVASLLLAMISCGQTAKFKGITTQKGLLRMLQTDIVHPKELSALFPQTVDQINNNAQWVTEQTTQELQNIFKIPDDQRTFANTIKAFDATAAQFSVVADVLSILEMISPDQTIRDACRAQVVKLREFAVDTFASKTVYNAFKNYVEQKSLQETLSSEAQYFLDESMKSFARQGLSLPDDEYLQVQNLKKELSKLSIQFDTNIAIDKSFIMAKKEELEGVDENLFASLEKDEQENYKLGCDYPTFFEVMDNCHNSETRKKFSRKFNQRAYPQNYALLQSIMKLRHQLALKLGFESYAALDVESEMVKTPERAYDFLQKLITKCQVKVDQEVQDLMRELPEGIELNDEGKFNPWDFSYVKESFKKKHLDIDERKIAEYFTVEKTIDGIFEIYQNFLGLKFTMVQPEWVWSPDVKLIQVNERDGGCLRGFIFLDLFPRANKYSHACHAGIISTIKRIDSTTGKQTIKPSVAVVIANFPKPVNGRPALLKFSDVETFFHEFGHGMHALLGSTELTANAGTAVKTDFVEMPSQMFENWLYEKEVLQPLSSHYQSGEQLPVELIDKMIALKKFDSGSFVTRQCLLSLISLQLFDKNPEQDIDQTVQAINKRYIKHVSFDPEAHFCAAFGHLTNYGAKYYSYMWSKVFAIDVFYHIKKLGGLDNPEVGERFVQLVLGRGGSVDPDIMLKEYLGRAPSQEAFIQDLGIHES; encoded by the coding sequence ATGAACTTTTTTAAGATAACCGGTGTTGCGTCGTTACTACTGGCGATGATAAGCTGTGGGCAAACGGCAAAGTTTAAAGGCATTACAACTCAGAAGGGACTTTTACGTATGCTACAGACCGATATTGTTCACCCAAAAGAGCTTTCAGCTCTTTTTCCTCAAACGGTTGATCAGATTAATAATAATGCTCAGTGGGTTACTGAGCAGACTACGCAAGAGCTTCAGAATATTTTTAAAATTCCCGATGATCAGCGTACTTTTGCAAATACCATTAAAGCATTTGATGCAACAGCGGCACAATTTTCCGTTGTTGCTGATGTGTTGAGCATTCTTGAAATGATCAGCCCTGATCAAACTATTCGTGACGCATGTCGAGCACAGGTTGTTAAACTCAGAGAATTTGCGGTTGATACTTTTGCAAGCAAAACGGTGTACAACGCATTCAAAAATTATGTTGAACAAAAGTCATTACAAGAAACGCTGAGCTCAGAAGCACAGTATTTTTTAGATGAATCGATGAAAAGCTTTGCTCGTCAAGGCCTGAGCTTGCCCGACGACGAATATCTACAAGTTCAGAATTTGAAAAAAGAGCTTTCTAAGCTCTCAATTCAATTTGATACCAATATTGCCATCGATAAAAGTTTTATCATGGCAAAAAAAGAGGAACTTGAAGGAGTCGATGAAAACCTGTTCGCTTCTCTTGAAAAAGATGAACAAGAAAATTACAAGCTCGGATGCGACTATCCAACTTTTTTTGAGGTGATGGATAACTGTCATAACAGCGAAACGCGTAAGAAATTTTCACGCAAATTTAATCAACGTGCGTATCCTCAAAATTACGCGTTATTACAATCAATCATGAAACTGCGTCATCAACTTGCGCTTAAGCTTGGCTTTGAAAGCTATGCAGCACTTGATGTTGAGTCAGAGATGGTGAAAACTCCCGAGCGTGCTTACGACTTTTTGCAAAAACTCATTACAAAATGCCAAGTAAAGGTTGATCAAGAGGTGCAAGATCTCATGAGAGAGTTGCCTGAGGGTATAGAGCTCAATGATGAGGGCAAATTTAATCCTTGGGATTTTTCTTACGTTAAAGAAAGTTTTAAGAAAAAACACCTCGATATTGATGAGCGCAAAATTGCTGAATATTTTACCGTTGAGAAAACGATTGATGGCATTTTTGAAATTTACCAAAACTTCTTGGGCCTCAAATTTACCATGGTCCAGCCAGAGTGGGTTTGGAGCCCTGACGTTAAACTGATTCAAGTAAACGAACGTGATGGCGGTTGCTTACGAGGATTTATTTTTCTAGATCTCTTTCCTCGGGCTAATAAATATTCTCATGCTTGTCATGCAGGTATTATTTCAACCATCAAGCGTATCGACTCGACAACGGGCAAGCAGACCATTAAGCCATCAGTGGCCGTCGTGATTGCAAACTTTCCAAAGCCGGTTAATGGACGTCCAGCATTACTCAAATTTTCTGATGTTGAAACATTTTTTCATGAGTTTGGCCACGGAATGCATGCGCTTCTTGGTTCAACCGAATTGACTGCAAATGCGGGCACGGCAGTTAAAACAGACTTTGTTGAGATGCCATCGCAAATGTTTGAAAATTGGCTGTATGAAAAAGAGGTTTTACAACCACTTTCTAGCCATTATCAATCTGGTGAGCAGCTTCCAGTAGAATTAATTGATAAAATGATTGCACTTAAAAAATTTGATTCAGGTAGCTTTGTAACACGTCAATGTTTATTAAGCCTTATTTCACTGCAGCTGTTTGATAAAAATCCAGAACAGGATATTGATCAAACCGTGCAGGCGATTAATAAGCGCTACATCAAGCATGTGAGCTTTGACCCTGAGGCCCATTTTTGTGCAGCTTTTGGTCATTTAACCAACTATGGTGCAAAATATTACAGTTACATGTGGTCAAAGGTTTTTGCGATTGACGTCTTTTATCATATCAAAAAACTTGGTGGTCTTGATAATCCAGAAGTGGGAGAGCGCTTTGTTCAGCTTGTGCTTGGACGAGGAGGAAGTGTCGATCCGGATATTATGCTCAAAGAATATTTAGGGCGGGCACCATCGCAAGAGGCCTTTATTCAGGACCTTGGTATTCACGAATCATAA
- the rsmG gene encoding 16S rRNA (guanine(527)-N(7))-methyltransferase RsmG, whose translation MSVKQKPPERIWDNFRRDEKLTQEQTNMFERYAEFLLQTNEDYNLTAIKDLAGVVRQHFQDSFALRNAIDLNTVTTIADVGTGAGFPAIPLKILYPHLKVKLIEVTKKKQQFLAQVVEMFGLEDVEIVDCEWRTFLRNTEFDIDLFVTRAALDDMELIRMFQPSCRYKNAILVYWAADTWIPNKKSVPFVQKKVSYKLARRERFLVFMKLPIVKNV comes from the coding sequence ATGAGTGTTAAACAAAAACCACCAGAAAGAATTTGGGATAACTTTCGACGAGATGAAAAGCTTACGCAAGAACAAACCAATATGTTTGAACGGTATGCAGAATTTTTGCTTCAAACAAATGAAGACTATAACTTAACGGCAATCAAAGATTTGGCTGGTGTTGTTCGACAACATTTTCAGGATTCATTTGCGTTACGGAATGCCATTGATCTGAATACCGTTACCACTATTGCCGACGTTGGAACTGGTGCCGGGTTTCCAGCAATTCCGCTCAAAATTCTTTATCCACACTTGAAGGTTAAACTGATTGAAGTAACCAAAAAGAAGCAGCAATTTCTCGCTCAAGTTGTTGAAATGTTTGGACTTGAAGATGTTGAAATTGTTGATTGTGAATGGCGTACTTTTTTGAGAAACACCGAATTTGATATTGATTTATTTGTAACGCGTGCAGCCCTTGATGATATGGAACTGATCAGAATGTTTCAGCCTTCATGCCGCTACAAAAATGCAATACTTGTTTACTGGGCGGCAGATACCTGGATTCCGAATAAGAAGTCGGTTCCTTTTGTTCAGAAAAAAGTTTCATATAAACTTGCTCGAAGAGAGCGGTTTCTTGTTTTTATGAAGCTTCCTATTGTAAAAAACGTATAA
- a CDS encoding ankyrin repeat domain-containing protein produces the protein MSVLRMLISIVFYCGLMTSVYGMQKPEDEQELLFHESDYDFDYILDRLGFQKEKAVYCNIGMPGIDGQNPLQRAVMWGDVDATKQLVGHPAFALNRERRCWCIHRAMLNQAVFARDVKRVEELRKSPVLCLNEKERHAVLIRVIFFSALLSLGFPEKSRVFFDINASDHETGDCPLFRAILRNDFEIIQALLTFDDLNLNRSDKYGTTALIHAIIYKLDDVLKLLIHDDRPRILNGYYLDINCADCFGLTPLMWAIKVNNELAIDWLCADRRLDPQRIDNKGRSALDWARKAENHYAFEKINALIPKVMQRTARSSGSQTLRTSIPSPPQYETPYSPRSLAEVVLQSPRLSIMMPSLSLPQLPSP, from the coding sequence ATGAGCGTTCTGCGCATGCTCATAAGCATAGTCTTTTATTGTGGTTTAATGACTTCTGTCTACGGGATGCAAAAACCTGAGGATGAACAAGAGCTTTTGTTTCATGAATCTGACTATGATTTTGATTATATTTTGGATCGGTTAGGATTTCAAAAAGAAAAAGCAGTTTATTGTAATATTGGTATGCCAGGAATTGATGGCCAGAATCCGCTGCAACGGGCTGTCATGTGGGGAGATGTTGATGCAACAAAGCAACTTGTTGGACATCCTGCTTTTGCATTAAATCGCGAACGACGTTGTTGGTGCATTCATAGGGCAATGCTCAATCAGGCAGTTTTTGCTCGAGATGTTAAACGTGTTGAAGAGTTGAGAAAGTCTCCCGTCCTTTGCTTAAATGAAAAAGAGCGACATGCGGTTTTGATACGGGTAATATTTTTTTCAGCACTTTTAAGCCTTGGGTTTCCCGAAAAATCACGCGTTTTTTTTGATATTAATGCAAGTGACCATGAAACAGGCGATTGTCCATTATTTCGAGCTATACTTCGTAATGATTTTGAAATTATACAAGCCCTATTAACCTTTGATGATCTCAATCTGAATCGCAGTGATAAGTATGGTACAACCGCTTTAATTCACGCAATTATTTATAAGTTAGATGACGTTCTTAAGCTTCTTATTCATGATGATCGGCCTCGAATACTGAATGGGTACTATTTAGATATTAATTGTGCTGATTGTTTTGGGCTGACGCCACTTATGTGGGCAATTAAGGTAAATAATGAGCTTGCAATAGATTGGTTGTGTGCGGATCGTCGACTTGATCCCCAGCGAATTGATAATAAGGGCAGATCTGCGCTTGATTGGGCACGCAAGGCAGAGAATCATTATGCTTTTGAAAAAATTAACGCATTAATCCCAAAGGTAATGCAGCGCACGGCGCGTTCATCAGGAAGTCAAACATTACGCACTTCAATACCAAGCCCGCCACAATATGAAACTCCTTATTCACCACGATCACTTGCAGAAGTTGTTCTCCAGTCTCCACGGCTTTCAATTATGATGCCATCACTTTCTTTACCTCAGCTACCATCGCCTTAG
- a CDS encoding ankyrin repeat domain-containing protein, which translates to MKVFWVSIIYQCMSLFICQFAYGMMEEGVDYFVCPERGVSQTFLHDSEFEELYQCIISNDLNEFTRLICAKTIKNRKEVFVIDINKRITGVGGETFLIYIVTEGRSYFVEALLKNRPDLDINAQNSSGNTALHRAVLNQDCYLTELLILDDRIDVGIKNNKNHTARYYAKKNKMLKGIFKQNAGCSCIIA; encoded by the coding sequence GTGAAGGTCTTCTGGGTTAGTATTATTTATCAATGTATGAGTCTCTTTATCTGTCAATTCGCTTATGGGATGATGGAGGAGGGCGTTGATTATTTTGTGTGCCCCGAACGAGGGGTGAGTCAAACTTTTTTGCATGATTCTGAATTCGAAGAGCTCTACCAGTGTATTATATCTAACGATTTGAATGAATTTACTCGGCTTATTTGTGCAAAAACGATAAAAAATCGAAAAGAAGTTTTTGTTATCGATATCAATAAGCGTATTACTGGTGTTGGTGGTGAAACATTTTTGATTTATATCGTTACCGAAGGGCGTTCTTACTTTGTAGAAGCCTTGCTAAAAAATCGACCAGATCTTGATATTAATGCTCAAAATTCAAGCGGAAATACCGCATTGCACAGGGCTGTTCTTAATCAAGATTGTTATTTGACCGAGCTGCTCATCCTGGATGATCGGATTGATGTAGGTATAAAAAATAATAAAAATCATACTGCGCGTTACTATGCCAAAAAGAATAAAATGCTCAAAGGTATTTTTAAACAGAATGCTGGCTGCTCTTGTATTATCGCATGA
- a CDS encoding ankyrin repeat domain-containing protein — protein sequence MFKRIMITFCFGIAYVQGVRAMDSGDPHELQAVPEEQVIHSKAKARSLRLSERALRAVREVNELERANSARNKSLSSLVPLVSTESGPFVPQSPRSVRSPRKAPHQAPDSPTTQLMCGVLERNFAAVHALLSPLDINRQYAQYNGDTCLHIACKEGESRIVEQLLKTSDINVNLKNFNGDTPLHLAARGGHCEIVSMLLWFPSIIPNIMNEVGDTPLHDAAKASKEESLQALLLSLNVDLKSRNHAGHSYKFYIKRDEKIKSLMRETLKIREKMVAEQGGITSSSSSSSSSFH from the coding sequence GTGTTTAAGAGAATAATGATTACATTTTGTTTTGGTATTGCTTATGTGCAGGGGGTTCGTGCAATGGATTCAGGAGATCCTCATGAGCTTCAAGCAGTTCCTGAAGAACAAGTTATTCATTCAAAAGCTAAGGCAAGGAGTCTTCGTTTGTCAGAGCGAGCACTGCGAGCAGTGAGAGAAGTAAATGAATTAGAACGAGCAAATAGTGCACGCAATAAATCTTTGTCGTCTTTAGTCCCGTTAGTAAGCACTGAGTCCGGCCCCTTTGTTCCACAGTCTCCACGTTCTGTTCGGTCACCTCGGAAAGCTCCTCATCAAGCTCCAGATTCACCAACAACGCAGCTTATGTGTGGTGTCCTTGAGCGCAATTTTGCAGCCGTGCATGCGTTACTTAGTCCTCTTGATATAAATCGGCAGTATGCTCAATATAATGGAGACACATGTTTACATATTGCCTGTAAAGAAGGGGAATCAAGAATTGTTGAGCAGCTTCTTAAAACTTCTGATATCAATGTGAACCTGAAAAACTTTAATGGAGATACACCTTTGCATCTTGCAGCACGTGGGGGGCACTGCGAAATTGTGAGCATGCTTCTTTGGTTCCCAAGTATAATACCAAATATAATGAATGAAGTTGGTGATACTCCTTTACATGATGCAGCAAAAGCCTCTAAGGAAGAGTCTCTTCAGGCCCTGTTATTGTCTTTAAACGTTGATCTAAAAAGCAGAAATCATGCTGGTCATTCATATAAATTTTATATAAAGAGAGATGAAAAAATTAAAAGCTTGATGCGTGAAACACTCAAGATACGAGAAAAAATGGTTGCAGAGCAAGGCGGTATTACAAGTTCAAGCAGTTCTTCAAGCTCTTCGTTTCATTAA
- a CDS encoding ankyrin repeat domain-containing protein has product MEVLLSKDALGEKLVYQALLGDLEIVRSLINDNRDLINYQAQIDGFTPLIAAAWNRQVDVVVYLVAEQADVNIQDLNGRTALHHAAQKNFWEIIGRLFVRNDILVNKKDIHGNTPAHLAAKADQEVCAHLIITHQDFKNKRDAQKQKFYSCFSTQELQDKFKELYNQIARHH; this is encoded by the coding sequence ATGGAAGTATTATTGTCCAAGGATGCCTTAGGAGAGAAGCTTGTATATCAAGCCCTTTTAGGAGATCTAGAAATTGTAAGATCATTGATTAACGATAATCGTGATCTTATCAACTATCAAGCACAAATAGATGGGTTTACTCCGCTTATAGCTGCTGCCTGGAATAGACAGGTTGACGTTGTTGTTTATCTGGTTGCAGAGCAAGCTGATGTAAATATTCAAGATTTGAATGGTAGAACGGCATTGCACCATGCAGCACAAAAAAATTTTTGGGAAATTATTGGTCGGCTATTTGTTCGAAACGACATTCTTGTAAACAAAAAAGATATACATGGTAATACACCGGCTCATTTAGCTGCAAAAGCAGATCAAGAAGTTTGCGCACATTTAATTATCACTCACCAAGATTTTAAAAACAAAAGAGATGCTCAAAAGCAAAAATTTTATTCCTGCTTTTCAACACAAGAGTTGCAAGATAAATTTAAAGAACTCTACAATCAAATAGCACGTCATCACTAA
- a CDS encoding ATP-binding protein has protein sequence MNRNYFLKQIDFNFGIHSVCGLLGPRQVGKTTLAREYAARYPNAYLLDLENPFDLARLENPMLTLQNIKSDLIVIDEVQLRPDLFPILRVLVDEKPRKFLILGSASRDLLQQSSETLAGRIGYIELPPFSLEEASDHDRLWVRGGFPRSYLANSEKESFAWRQSYISTFMERDIPNLGFNVPPPLMKRLWMMLAHYHGNILNASEIGNSLDISNHTVRRYLDILAGTFMVRELQPWFENIGKRQVKSPKIYIRDSGLLHALLNIPDYDALQIYPKLGASWEGFALEEIIKQHHAQTDECYFWSTQSGAELDLLIIKDGKKIGFEFKYTDFPKITKSMYISLQDLDLDHLYLVYPHHETFPLAEKITARGLVKID, from the coding sequence ATGAATCGGAATTATTTTTTGAAACAAATTGATTTCAATTTTGGCATCCATTCGGTCTGCGGCCTTCTGGGGCCACGTCAAGTGGGAAAAACAACGCTTGCTCGAGAATATGCCGCGCGATATCCCAATGCTTATCTTCTTGATTTGGAAAATCCCTTCGATTTAGCACGGCTTGAAAATCCAATGCTTACGCTCCAAAACATCAAAAGCGATTTGATTGTTATCGATGAGGTACAGCTGCGCCCAGACTTATTCCCCATTTTACGCGTTCTGGTTGATGAAAAACCGCGCAAGTTTTTAATTCTGGGTAGTGCATCACGAGATCTCCTTCAACAGTCTTCAGAAACGCTTGCTGGTCGCATTGGATACATTGAGCTTCCTCCCTTTTCGCTCGAAGAAGCAAGCGATCATGACAGGCTTTGGGTTCGGGGTGGTTTTCCACGCTCTTACCTTGCAAATTCTGAAAAGGAAAGTTTTGCTTGGCGGCAATCGTATATTTCAACATTCATGGAACGCGATATTCCAAACCTTGGGTTCAACGTTCCGCCACCACTCATGAAGCGCCTGTGGATGATGCTTGCGCATTATCATGGAAATATTCTCAACGCATCAGAAATTGGAAACTCGCTCGATATCTCAAATCACACGGTGCGAAGGTATTTGGACATACTTGCCGGAACATTTATGGTTCGAGAACTTCAGCCTTGGTTTGAAAACATTGGCAAGCGTCAAGTTAAGTCCCCTAAAATTTATATTCGCGATAGCGGTCTTTTGCATGCACTTCTCAACATTCCCGATTATGATGCTTTGCAGATTTATCCAAAGCTTGGTGCATCATGGGAGGGATTTGCCCTTGAAGAGATCATCAAACAACACCACGCACAAACTGACGAATGTTACTTTTGGTCAACGCAAAGTGGCGCAGAACTTGATTTACTCATTATCAAGGATGGAAAAAAGATTGGTTTTGAATTTAAATACACTGATTTTCCTAAAATAACCAAATCTATGTATATCTCGCTGCAAGACCTCGATCTTGATCATCTGTACCTTGTTTACCCACACCATGAAACATTTCCGCTTGCTGAAAAAATAACAGCACGTGGGCTTGTCAAAATCGATTGA
- a CDS encoding ABC transporter permease — translation MNKSILFKSAMRSLSNHKTRSILTTLGIIIGVVSIIAVMSIGEGAKYKVSKEIEKLGTNFIIVLATQPKHFAIRGAGVFMTLKPEDLRAIQDECDDIALISPGVQAPVKAVYEGNNWQTLLTGINEHYLEIRQWKLIRGEFFTEQDVRSGSKVAILGVSVAKELFKNEDPIGKTIRVKRLPFKVVGIAEPKGKSPDGRDQDDSIMAPVTTVQRKVMGKTNYGAFLMSAKSKERLSAAAAQVKSILRQRHRLQEHEDDDFTLFTQDDISQATDAASSVLNLLLLIIASISLIVGGIGIMNIMMVTVTERTKEIGIRMALGATTHSILSQFLLEAVTICLLGGLLGVFIGTALSVFVGNLLKWPISISSISVALSLGSSVFIGLFFGYYPAYKASQLDPVEALIDR, via the coding sequence ATGAATAAATCGATACTTTTTAAAAGCGCCATGCGCTCACTGAGTAATCACAAAACACGATCTATTTTGACAACGCTCGGTATTATTATCGGCGTTGTTTCAATTATTGCGGTAATGTCGATCGGCGAGGGAGCAAAATATAAAGTAAGCAAAGAGATTGAAAAGCTAGGAACCAATTTTATTATTGTCCTTGCAACACAACCCAAACATTTTGCAATACGCGGTGCTGGTGTTTTTATGACACTCAAGCCAGAGGATCTACGCGCTATTCAAGATGAATGCGACGACATTGCACTCATTTCCCCAGGAGTTCAGGCCCCCGTCAAAGCGGTGTACGAAGGTAATAACTGGCAGACACTCCTTACCGGTATCAATGAACATTATCTTGAAATTCGCCAATGGAAACTCATTAGGGGTGAATTTTTCACTGAACAAGATGTTCGCTCGGGCAGCAAAGTTGCAATTCTTGGTGTCAGTGTAGCAAAAGAACTTTTCAAAAATGAAGACCCCATCGGAAAAACAATTCGCGTTAAGCGGCTCCCCTTCAAAGTTGTTGGTATTGCCGAACCAAAAGGAAAATCTCCCGACGGGCGCGACCAAGATGACTCAATCATGGCACCCGTCACAACGGTGCAACGTAAGGTTATGGGTAAAACAAATTATGGTGCTTTTTTGATGTCTGCAAAAAGCAAAGAACGACTCTCAGCTGCTGCTGCGCAAGTAAAATCAATTTTACGTCAACGCCACCGCTTACAAGAACATGAAGATGATGATTTCACCCTATTCACCCAAGATGATATTTCTCAAGCAACCGACGCAGCATCTTCTGTTTTAAATCTCTTACTGCTCATCATCGCTTCAATTTCTCTGATTGTTGGCGGTATCGGTATTATGAATATCATGATGGTAACGGTAACGGAACGAACCAAAGAGATTGGCATTCGCATGGCCCTTGGCGCAACAACACACAGCATTCTTTCTCAGTTTTTACTTGAAGCGGTTACTATTTGCTTGCTTGGAGGATTACTCGGAGTATTTATAGGAACGGCACTATCGGTCTTTGTCGGCAACCTTTTAAAGTGGCCAATCTCAATTTCTTCAATATCGGTGGCATTATCACTCGGTTCATCAGTTTTTATTGGACTCTTTTTTGGCTACTACCCAGCCTACAAAGCGTCCCAGCTTGATCCGGTTGAAGCACTTATTGATCGGTAA
- a CDS encoding ABC transporter ATP-binding protein yields the protein MKTIEAHNLVKIYRMGENDLMALKGITLTIDKGEFVAITGYSGSGKSTLMHLLGCLDTPTEGDYFIDGINVSTSTRNELAQIRNQKIGFVFQKFHLLPDLTALDNVALPMLYAGSGEAEARTRAAELLTMVDLKNRLTHYPYQLSGGQQQRVAIARSLINKPSIILADEPTGNLDSQTGDVIMDMLRKLNTEQQTTIIIVTHEPYIAAKTRRIIELIDGNIKSDKPVDAKNAPNIENLSHE from the coding sequence ATGAAAACGATCGAAGCTCATAACTTAGTTAAAATTTATCGAATGGGTGAAAACGACTTAATGGCGCTCAAGGGCATCACGTTGACCATCGATAAGGGTGAGTTTGTTGCAATAACTGGATATTCCGGCTCTGGAAAATCAACCCTGATGCATCTACTTGGATGCCTTGATACACCAACTGAAGGTGATTATTTCATCGACGGAATTAATGTGAGTACCTCAACGCGCAATGAACTTGCTCAAATTCGAAATCAAAAAATTGGTTTTGTCTTTCAAAAATTTCACCTGTTACCCGATTTAACCGCACTTGATAATGTTGCCCTTCCTATGCTTTATGCAGGAAGTGGTGAAGCCGAAGCCCGTACTCGGGCGGCTGAGCTCTTAACAATGGTTGATCTTAAAAACCGCCTGACCCACTACCCTTATCAACTTTCTGGCGGTCAGCAACAACGCGTTGCAATTGCTCGCTCACTCATTAACAAACCAAGTATTATTTTAGCTGATGAGCCAACTGGAAATCTTGATTCACAAACTGGCGACGTCATCATGGACATGCTCAGAAAGCTCAATACAGAGCAACAAACAACCATCATTATTGTTACTCATGAACCTTATATCGCCGCAAAAACACGTCGAATTATCGAACTGATTGATGGAAATATTAAGTCAGATAAGCCGGTTGATGCAAAGAATGCACCTAACATAGAAAATCTATCACATGAATAA
- a CDS encoding efflux RND transporter periplasmic adaptor subunit has protein sequence MKKRIVIALLASVVVVATISGYVIVKKHDKPTSIKLFTVEKPIYRPLTQYINASGNLKAKDQISIGSLVAGRVVEIKADDNDQVKKDQVLAILDNGIGETAVKRLEATLDEAQAIFDYQEKFYKRQTALYNSGQISDNLYDQYTQDYLATKARVEQARYALKLEQQTYNNLFIKSPDHGIVIAKRIDLGQMITSVLQATVLYEIAPDLTKMEAYIDVDEADIGMVKDGQDAIFTVDAFPKKHFTAKVDRIQYLAKIVDGVVTYATILKVENPKFRLRPGMTTNVDIKVAENKRALTVPNKTLRINTATIEQQALRAGYTLQKFAIPHDQQKDSLSKSKVRKHRDLIWILEDKVIKQVEVKLGTNDGRYSEILNGINENTNVISEVEEIKTENKLLKSIFASPVGG, from the coding sequence ATGAAAAAAAGAATAGTAATTGCACTCCTTGCATCGGTTGTAGTTGTCGCAACAATCTCAGGATACGTCATAGTAAAAAAACATGACAAACCAACTTCTATCAAATTATTCACCGTTGAAAAACCAATTTACCGGCCACTGACTCAATACATTAATGCTTCAGGAAATCTCAAAGCAAAAGATCAAATTTCTATTGGAAGCTTAGTTGCTGGCAGAGTTGTTGAAATTAAGGCTGATGACAACGACCAAGTCAAAAAAGATCAAGTCCTTGCTATTCTTGATAATGGCATTGGAGAAACAGCAGTTAAGCGACTGGAAGCAACACTTGATGAAGCACAAGCAATCTTTGATTACCAAGAAAAATTTTATAAACGCCAAACAGCCCTTTATAACTCAGGGCAAATTTCAGACAACTTATACGACCAATACACCCAAGATTATCTGGCAACCAAAGCTCGCGTTGAACAAGCACGCTATGCTCTCAAACTGGAGCAACAAACTTATAATAACCTCTTTATTAAATCACCTGATCACGGAATCGTAATCGCTAAAAGAATTGATTTAGGACAAATGATTACCTCGGTGTTACAAGCAACAGTTCTCTACGAAATAGCACCAGATTTAACTAAGATGGAAGCTTATATTGATGTTGATGAAGCAGATATTGGCATGGTCAAAGACGGGCAAGATGCGATATTTACCGTTGATGCTTTTCCCAAAAAGCACTTTACGGCAAAAGTTGATCGAATCCAATATCTGGCAAAAATCGTTGATGGAGTCGTCACCTATGCAACCATACTCAAAGTTGAAAATCCAAAGTTTCGCTTACGTCCCGGGATGACAACCAACGTTGATATCAAAGTAGCAGAAAATAAGCGTGCCCTTACCGTCCCAAATAAAACACTGCGCATCAACACGGCTACCATCGAACAACAAGCACTTCGCGCCGGATATACTCTCCAGAAATTTGCAATACCTCACGATCAACAAAAAGATTCTTTAAGCAAATCAAAAGTACGCAAACACCGAGATCTCATCTGGATCTTAGAAGATAAAGTTATTAAACAAGTTGAAGTAAAGCTTGGGACAAACGATGGCCGCTATTCAGAAATTCTCAACGGAATTAATGAAAACACCAATGTTATCAGTGAAGTTGAAGAAATTAAAACGGAAAACAAGCTCTTAAAGAGCATTTTCGCTTCTCCAGTTGGAGGTTAG